AATGTGAAGCCCGGGATACCAAGCTGGGTCCGGAAGAAATCACCCGTGATATCCCCAATGTCGGGGATGATGTTCTGAAAGACCTGGATGAAAACGGAATTATCCGGGTGGGTGCTGAGGTTCGGCCCGGCGATATCCTGGTGGGTAAGGTTACCCCGAAAGGTGAAACGGAGCTGACTGCGGAAGAAAGGTTGTTGCGCGCTATCTTCGGTGAAAAGGCCCGGGAAGTAAGGGATACTTCTCTACGTGTACCCCATGGTGAGGCCGGCAAAATCGTGGATGTAAAGGTGTTCTCTCGCGATAAAGGGGATGAACTGCCTCCTGGTGTAAACATGCTGGTGCGGGTTTTTATCGCCCAGAAGCGGAAAATTTCCGTTGGTGACAAGATGGCCGGTCGCCACGGGAACAAAGGGGTTATTTCCAAAATCCTGCCCGAAGAAGATATGCCCTTTTTACCGGACGGTACACCGGTGGAAATCGTGCTCAACCCTCTGGGTGTGCCGAGCCGGATGAATATCGGTCAGGTGCTGGAGACTCACCTGGGTTGGGCTGCCAAAACCCTGGGCATCCGGGTTGCTACCCCTGTATTTGATGGGGCCAAGGAGAATGATGTTTTCAAGACCCTGGAGGCCGCTGGTCTGCCGGCTAATGGCAAGACTATCCTTTATGATGGTCGTACCGGTGAGCCTTTTGATAACCCGGTAACTGTGGGTTACATGTACATGCTAAAACTGGCGCACCTGGTTGATGACAAGATCCACGCGCGTTCTACCGGCCCTTACTCTCTGGTTACCCAGCAGCCTCTGGGTGGTAAGGCTCAATTTGGTGGACAGCGTTTTGGTGAGATGGAGGTATGGGCCCTGGAGGCTTATGGTGCTGCCTATACACTGCAGGAAATCCTCACCGTTAAGTCTGACGATGTGGTGGGTCGGGTAAAGACCTATGAAGCCATTGTCAAAGGCGAAAATGTGCCAGAACCCGGTGTACCAGAGTCCTTCAAAGTATTGATTAAGGAACTGCAGAGCCTGGGTCTGGATGTGAAGGTCCTGTCAGAAAACGATGAGGAAATTGAAATCGGTGAATTTGAAGATGATACTACCGACCAGGCCAAGGAACTGGGTCTGAGTGCTGTCCTGCCCGAGGCACCTGTAAAACCAGGTGATGATGAATACAATGAGGAAGATAATTATAGCGAGGATATGGATGAAGACAGCATCGACTTTGAGAGCCTGGAAGAACTGGAAAAAATAGCAGATATGGATACTGTCCTGGATGATGGCGATTACTTTGATGAAGAATAGGGAAGGGAGCGAGGCCCTTGTTGGACGTCAATAACTTCGACCGCATGCGCATTGGGCTGGCTTCGCCCGATCAGATTCGGGCCTGGTCCAGCGGTGAAGTAAAGAAGCCCGAGACCATCAACTACCGCACCTTGAAACCGGAACGGGATGGGCTGTTTTGTGAGCGGATTTTTGGTCCTACCCGGGACTGGGAGTGCCATTGTGGCCGGTACAAAAGGGTGCGTTATAAAGGTGTAGTTTGCGAGCGCTGTGGCGTGGAAGTTACCAGAGCCAAAGTGCGCCGGGAACGGATGGGCCATATTGAACTGGCGGCTCCCGTTTCCCATATCTGGTATTTTAAGGGCATCCCCAGCCGTATGGGGCTGATACTCGATATGTCGCCCCGTTCCCTGGAGAAAGTCCTCTACTTTGCCAATTATGTAGTCATCGACCCCGGTGATACTCCGCTGATGAAAAAACAACTGCTTACAGAGGGAGAGTATCGGGAATACAAAGAAAAATATGGTGATGACTTTAAAGCCGGTATGGGGGCAGAGGCCATCAAAGAATTGTTGATGGAATTGGACCTGGATGAGCTGGCAGCTGAACTAAGACGGGAAATTCAGGAAAGCACCGGACAGCGGCGAGTGCGGGCCATTCGCCGTTTGGAAGTAGTGGAGGCTTTCCGCAAGTCCGGGAACAGACCGGAATGGATGATTCTGGATGTACTGCCGGTTATTCCGCCGGAACTGCGTCCGATGGTCCAGCTGGATGGTGGTCGTTTTGCCACATCAGACCTGAATGATCTCTATCGCCGGGTAATTAACCGCAATAACCGGCTCAAGCGCCTGCTGGAGCTGGGGGCTCCGGATATAATTGTACGCAATGAAAAACGCATGTTGCAGGAGGCAGTAGATGCTCTAATCGATAATGGCCGTCGGGGCCGACCGGTTACTGGCCCGGGCAACCGGCCGCTGAAATCCCTCAGTGATATGCTGAAGGGGAAACAGGGGCGCTTCCGCCAGAACCTGTTGGGTAAACGGGTAGACTATTCCGGCCGTTCTGTTATCGTTGTCGGCCCGGAATTGAAGTTGCACCAGTGTGGGTTGCCGAAAGAAATGGCTCTAGAGCTCTTTAAGCCCTTTGTGATGAAGGAACTGGTCGCCAAAGGGCTGGCCCATAATATCAAAAGTGCCAAAAGGATGGTAGAACGGGTTAACCCGCAGGTTTGGGATGTCCTGGAAGAGGTGATCAAGGAGCATCCCGTCCTGCTTAACCGGGCTCCTACCTTGCACCGTCTGGGAATTCAGGCTTTTGAGCCGGTTCTGGTTGAAGGGCGGGCCATCAAGATCCATCCTATGGTCTGTACTGCCTACAATGCTGACTTTGATGGGGACCAGATGGCTGTTCACGTTCCCCTCTCGGCAGAGGCCCAGGCAGAAGCTCGTTTGCTGATGCTGTCTGCCCATAATATCCTCAACCCCAAGGATGGACGGCCGGTAGCAGCTCCCACCCAGGACATGGTATTAGGGGCCTATTACCTGACCATTGAAAAAGAAGGGGCTTATGGGGAAGGCCGCTATTTCCGCGATCCCAATGAAGCCATTATGGCCTATGAAACCGGTCGGTGCGAATTACAGGCTAAAATCAAGGTGCGTTACAAAGGCGAAATGCTGGAAACCACTATTGGTCGTCTGATTTTCAATGAAGTTATTCCTGATGAGCTGGGGTATTACAACAAGCTGATGGATAAAAAGGCCCTGGCCCAGCTGGTAGACCGTTGTTATCGTAAACTGGGTTACAGTAAGACTGCCGAGCTGCTGGATGGTATGAAAAAACTGGGTTATCGTTACGCCAACCAGGCGGGGATAACCATTGGTATTGCTGATATCACAGTTCCGCCTAAGAAAAAAATCTTGCTGGAAGAGGCGGATAAACAGGTAGAAAAAATTGAGACCCAGTTCAGACGCGGATTGATTTCCGAAGAGGAGCGCTACAATCAGGTAATCGCTATCTGGGATAAGGTTACCAAAGAGGTAACCAATGCCTTGATGGAACACCTGGACCGCTTCAATCCCGTTTACATGATGGCTACCTCAGGTGCTCGGGGTAATATCCAGCAGATCCGGCAGCTGGCCGGTATGCGGGGCTTGATGGCTGACCCTTCCGGGCGAATTATCGACTTGCCAATTAAGGCTAACTTCCGGGAAGGTCTGTCAGTGCTGGAGTTCTTCATCTCTACTCACGGGGCCCGGAAAGGTCTGGCTGACACGGCATTGAGAACGGCTGACTCCGGTTACCTCACCCGCCGTCTGGTGGATGTGGCTCAGGACGTGATAGTACGGGAAGAAGATTGCGGTACAACCGCCGGGATTACCGTGGAAGCAATTACCGACGGGCGGGAAGTCATTGAGAACTTGAAGGACCGGATTGCTGGCCGCATTGCAGCGACAGATATAGTTCATCCCGAGACTGGGGAAGTTCTGGTCCGGGCTAACGAAGAAATTGATGACGATACCGCCGATCGGATCATCGAGGCAGGAATTACCAAAGTCAAGATTCGTTCAATACTGACCTGTAAAACCCGTTATGGTGTATGTAAAAAATGTTATGGCCGCAACCTGGCGACCGGTCATATGGTGGACATCGGGGAAGCGGTGGGTATTATTGCTGCCCAGTCCATCGGCGAACCTGGTACCCAGCTGACGATGCGGACCTTCCACACCGGTGGTGTTGCAGGTGAGGACATTACCCAGGGTTTGCCCCGGGTAGAAGAATTGTTTGAAGCTCGTAGACCTAAAGGGCAAGCGATAATTGCCGAAGTAGCAGGGATAGTAAAAATCACTGAACCCAAGGCCAATCGCCGGGAGATCGAGATCCTGGCCGATAATCCGGTGGACAGTCGCGTCTATTCCGTGCCTTTTGGGGCCCGCCTAAAGGTGCGGAACGGCGATCGGGTTGAGCCCGGGCAGCCGCTGACTGAAGGTTCCATCAATCCGCATGATATCCTGAGGGTTGTTGGTTTAGAGGGAGTACAAACCTACCTGGTCAGCGAGGTACAGCGGGTTTACCGGATGCAGGGTGTGGATATTAATGACAAGCACATCGAAGTAATGGTACGGCAGATGCTGCGGAAAGTGAAAATTGAAGACCCGGGCGATACCGAACTCTTGCCGGGTGCAGCAGTAGATATCTTTGATTTTGAAGATGAAAATGCAAGAGTACTGGCAGCTGGCGGCACCCCTGCTACCGCCAAACCGGTATTGCTGGGTATCACCAAAGCATCGCTGGCTACCGAGTCCTTCCTGTCAGCAGCATCCTTCCAGGAAACCACCCGGGTGCTGACAGAGGCAGCAATCAAGGGTAAGACTGACCCGCTGCTGGGCTTGAAGGAAAACGTAATTATAGGTAAGCTGGTGCCGGCTGGTACAGGCATGTCCAGATACAGGAATATAAAGATTAAAGAGGTTGACAGTAATTCATGAGCGTGATATATTATTAAAGTGTCT
The window above is part of the Carboxydocella sporoproducens DSM 16521 genome. Proteins encoded here:
- the rpoC gene encoding DNA-directed RNA polymerase subunit beta' — encoded protein: MLDVNNFDRMRIGLASPDQIRAWSSGEVKKPETINYRTLKPERDGLFCERIFGPTRDWECHCGRYKRVRYKGVVCERCGVEVTRAKVRRERMGHIELAAPVSHIWYFKGIPSRMGLILDMSPRSLEKVLYFANYVVIDPGDTPLMKKQLLTEGEYREYKEKYGDDFKAGMGAEAIKELLMELDLDELAAELRREIQESTGQRRVRAIRRLEVVEAFRKSGNRPEWMILDVLPVIPPELRPMVQLDGGRFATSDLNDLYRRVINRNNRLKRLLELGAPDIIVRNEKRMLQEAVDALIDNGRRGRPVTGPGNRPLKSLSDMLKGKQGRFRQNLLGKRVDYSGRSVIVVGPELKLHQCGLPKEMALELFKPFVMKELVAKGLAHNIKSAKRMVERVNPQVWDVLEEVIKEHPVLLNRAPTLHRLGIQAFEPVLVEGRAIKIHPMVCTAYNADFDGDQMAVHVPLSAEAQAEARLLMLSAHNILNPKDGRPVAAPTQDMVLGAYYLTIEKEGAYGEGRYFRDPNEAIMAYETGRCELQAKIKVRYKGEMLETTIGRLIFNEVIPDELGYYNKLMDKKALAQLVDRCYRKLGYSKTAELLDGMKKLGYRYANQAGITIGIADITVPPKKKILLEEADKQVEKIETQFRRGLISEEERYNQVIAIWDKVTKEVTNALMEHLDRFNPVYMMATSGARGNIQQIRQLAGMRGLMADPSGRIIDLPIKANFREGLSVLEFFISTHGARKGLADTALRTADSGYLTRRLVDVAQDVIVREEDCGTTAGITVEAITDGREVIENLKDRIAGRIAATDIVHPETGEVLVRANEEIDDDTADRIIEAGITKVKIRSILTCKTRYGVCKKCYGRNLATGHMVDIGEAVGIIAAQSIGEPGTQLTMRTFHTGGVAGEDITQGLPRVEELFEARRPKGQAIIAEVAGIVKITEPKANRREIEILADNPVDSRVYSVPFGARLKVRNGDRVEPGQPLTEGSINPHDILRVVGLEGVQTYLVSEVQRVYRMQGVDINDKHIEVMVRQMLRKVKIEDPGDTELLPGAAVDIFDFEDENARVLAAGGTPATAKPVLLGITKASLATESFLSAASFQETTRVLTEAAIKGKTDPLLGLKENVIIGKLVPAGTGMSRYRNIKIKEVDSNS